The Streptomyces sp. NBC_01298 genome contains the following window.
GCGGACGAAGGACTCCTCGCGGCACCAGGACGAGGTGGCGACGGTGGCGGCGGCCCTGGACACGATGGCGGGCAGCCTGCAGACGAAGCTCCAGCGCGAGCAGCGGTTCACGGCGGACGTGGCGCACGAGCTGCGCACCCCGCTGACCGGTCTGCAGGCGGCCTCCGAGCTGCTGCCGGAGGGGCGGGCGACGGAGCTGGTGCAGGAGCGGGTGCGCACGATGCGGCAGCTGACGGAGGACCTGCTGGAGATCTCCCGGCTCGACTCGGGCAGCGAGGTGGTGGAGACGGACCTGCACCAGCTCGGACGCCTCGCGCGGCGGGTGGTGCGGGCGTCGGGGACCGACACCGAGGTGGTCGTGGTGCGGGACGCGCACGTGGAGACGGACCGGCGGCGCCTGGAGCGGGTGCTGGGGAACCTGGTCGCCAATGCCCACAAGCACGGGCGGGCTCCGGTGGTGGTGACGGTGGACGGGCCGGTGGTGACGGTACGGGACCACGGCGACGGCTATCCCGAGTACCTCGTGGCCCACGGGCCCCAGCGGTTCCGCACCGGGGGCGGGAGCAAGGGGCACGGGCTGGGGCTGACCATCGCGGTGGGGCAGGCGGAGGTCATCGGGGCCCGGCTGGTGTTCCGGCAGGCGGCGGACGCGGGAGGCGGGGCGGGCGGGGCGGAGGCCGTACTGACCCTGGTCGAGGCCCGGCTGCCGTGAGGTGACGCCCGCCGCCGTGACGTGACGCCCGCCCTCCGTGAGGTGACGCCCGGCCGCCGTGAGGTGACGCCCGGCCGCCGTCACTCCCCCGGCGCCGCCGGCGGGGTCGGCTTCGTCCAGGGCCAGCGGAGCTTCGGCTTCTGGCCGTCCGGGGCGTAGACGTACTTCCAGCCCCGCTGGAGGCCCAGGCGCTTGGAGTAGCCCGCCGGGACCCGCTCGTAGAGCAGCACCGTGGGGGCGCCGCCGTCCGGGGCCGGGACCGGGATCTCGTACCACTTGGACGGGTGGCCGGTCGGGCCGAGGAGGATCGGCAGGCTCCGGCCGTCCATCGGACCGCCCTCGAAGGGGGTGGGTTGGCTTCTCACCCCTCCAGTCTCACAGCTTCTCGGGCGTCACGGTCACAGCAGGTGGGCCGCCTCGGAGACCACGGGGATCACCCGCCGGGCCAGGACTCCGACCGGACCGTCCGCCGATTCGAGCGCGAGGGCGGCGCGGGCCGCCGCCGCCGTCTCCGGGTCGGTGGCGGCCGTGGCCGTGAGGAGGGCGATGAACTGGTCCACCAGCCAGTCCCGGAGCGAGTCGGTCCCCGGCTGCTTGCCCTCGTCGATCCAGATCAGCGAGGCGGCCTCCACCGCCGTGATCCAGGTGCGCACCATCATGCGCAGGCGCGGGCCGGGGGCCGGCACGCCGAGGTGGAAGAGGATCGCCTCGGCGGCGGCCCGGCGGATGCCGTCGACGGTGGCGGTGGTGCGGGAGGTTTCGACCACGCTGCCGCCCTGGAGGAGGGCGGAGAAGCCGGCGTCGTGTTCGTCGACGAAGGCGAGGTACCGGTCCAGGGCCCGGGAGAGCCGCTGGGTCAGGGGACCGGCCTGGGGTTCGGCGAAGCAGAGCCGCAGGACGTCGGCGGCCGAGCCGAGGGCGGCCTCGTAGAGCTGTTGCTTGCCGCCGGGGAAGTAGCGGTAGACCAGGGGGCGCGAGACGCCCGCGGCCTCGGCCACGTCGTCGAGGGAGACCTCCTCCGGCGCCCGGTGTGCGAACAACGTCAGGGCCGCGTCGAGGAGCTGGGCCCGGCGCTCCTCGACGCTCATCCTGCGGTACGCCCGTACGGCTGTCATGTCCGCAGGGTAGCCCCACCCCGCGGCCCTGGGGTGAGGGGTGCTCAGGCGGGTTCAGGCCAGGAGGCCCGAGCTCTTCCAGAGCCTGCGGCCTGCTCCGCGCATCACGCC
Protein-coding sequences here:
- a CDS encoding HAMP domain-containing sensor histidine kinase, which translates into the protein MRLRLPSWTATLTWKSACFIVLMCCSLAAVLGVLVHVEVTRQTVATAREKALGKLTDASRAYEAGEVLPPESGLDPAGLPDRLRALALSGQRGTLVAKDPRDGDRQLMWAAAPADGKALAVAVDYGQSARTITGLDNAIIGSSVLAIGGTLLVGAFAVTRVTRRLHQTATVARRITQGDLDARVGDPRTKDSSRHQDEVATVAAALDTMAGSLQTKLQREQRFTADVAHELRTPLTGLQAASELLPEGRATELVQERVRTMRQLTEDLLEISRLDSGSEVVETDLHQLGRLARRVVRASGTDTEVVVVRDAHVETDRRRLERVLGNLVANAHKHGRAPVVVTVDGPVVTVRDHGDGYPEYLVAHGPQRFRTGGGSKGHGLGLTIAVGQAEVIGARLVFRQAADAGGGAGGAEAVLTLVEARLP
- a CDS encoding TetR/AcrR family transcriptional regulator translates to MTAVRAYRRMSVEERRAQLLDAALTLFAHRAPEEVSLDDVAEAAGVSRPLVYRYFPGGKQQLYEAALGSAADVLRLCFAEPQAGPLTQRLSRALDRYLAFVDEHDAGFSALLQGGSVVETSRTTATVDGIRRAAAEAILFHLGVPAPGPRLRMMVRTWITAVEAASLIWIDEGKQPGTDSLRDWLVDQFIALLTATAATDPETAAAARAALALESADGPVGVLARRVIPVVSEAAHLL